The Chitinophaga flava genome has a segment encoding these proteins:
- a CDS encoding beta-ketoacyl-[acyl-carrier-protein] synthase family protein produces MIEKVWIAGGGVISGIGLNLRECLQAFRQMEPGMGAMKYLSSVHRNTFPVAEVKADNDTLAEMAGLPEHISRTALLSLIAAKEAWQSSGLGDISAYRVGFVSGNTVGGMDKTEDFFADYLADNRKGRLRQVVHHECGSISEIVADALGIRHHVSTISTACSSGANALMYGARLIRNNIVDVVIAGGTDSLTRFTLNGFNTLMILDQQACRPFDETRTGLNLGEGAGYVVLVSDSLAAQLQPWCRLSGFANANDAYHQTASSPDGTGNYLAMKGALDMSGLQPQQIGYINLHGTGTGNNDVSEGIAINRLFAPHFPAMSSTKSFTGHTLGASGGIEAVFSAISVKEGIIYPNARFEHQMKELPFAPATTYSEGNELLHVMSNSFGFGGNCSSLVFSSF; encoded by the coding sequence ATGATTGAAAAGGTGTGGATAGCGGGTGGCGGCGTCATCAGCGGCATTGGCCTGAACCTGCGGGAGTGTCTGCAGGCTTTCCGGCAGATGGAGCCGGGCATGGGCGCCATGAAATACCTGTCTTCCGTGCACCGCAACACTTTCCCGGTGGCTGAGGTGAAGGCAGACAATGACACCCTGGCCGAAATGGCCGGACTGCCGGAACATATCAGCCGGACGGCCCTGCTCAGCCTGATTGCCGCCAAAGAAGCCTGGCAGTCGTCAGGACTCGGTGATATCTCCGCCTACCGTGTAGGTTTTGTATCCGGTAATACGGTAGGAGGGATGGACAAAACAGAAGATTTTTTTGCAGATTATCTGGCAGATAACCGTAAAGGAAGGCTACGTCAGGTGGTACACCATGAATGCGGCAGCATCAGCGAAATAGTAGCCGATGCCTTAGGTATACGACATCATGTGTCTACCATCAGCACTGCCTGCTCTTCCGGCGCTAATGCGCTCATGTACGGGGCCCGCCTGATACGCAACAACATAGTAGACGTGGTGATCGCCGGTGGTACCGATTCGCTCACCCGTTTTACGCTCAACGGTTTTAATACCCTGATGATCCTCGACCAGCAGGCCTGCCGCCCCTTCGATGAAACCCGTACCGGGCTTAATCTGGGCGAAGGTGCTGGTTATGTGGTGTTAGTGTCCGATAGCCTGGCAGCTCAATTGCAGCCATGGTGCCGTCTCAGTGGTTTCGCCAATGCCAATGATGCCTATCACCAAACGGCTTCTTCGCCTGATGGTACCGGGAACTACCTGGCCATGAAAGGCGCACTGGACATGAGCGGACTGCAACCACAGCAGATAGGGTACATCAACCTGCATGGCACCGGTACTGGTAATAACGACGTGTCTGAAGGCATCGCCATCAACCGGCTCTTTGCGCCGCATTTTCCGGCCATGAGTTCCACCAAGTCGTTCACCGGGCATACGCTGGGCGCCAGCGGTGGTATTGAAGCTGTATTTTCGGCCATTTCCGTGAAGGAAGGGATCATCTATCCCAACGCACGGTTTGAACACCAGATGAAGGAACTGCCGTTTGCACCGGCCACCACCTATTCTGAGGGTAATGAGTTGTTGCATGTGATGTCCAACTCCTTTGGCTTTGGAGGTAATTGTTCCAGCCTGGTTTTTTCAAGCTTTTAG
- a CDS encoding phosphopantetheine-binding protein: MELEKLMEDLKKQIIEQLNLQEVTPESISNDQPLFKEGLGLDSIDALELIVLLQQHYNIRIANPEQGPEIFYSIRSMAEFIVAHQTAKA, from the coding sequence ATGGAATTGGAAAAGCTGATGGAAGATCTGAAGAAGCAGATCATAGAACAACTGAATTTGCAGGAAGTGACACCGGAAAGTATCAGCAATGATCAGCCGTTGTTTAAAGAAGGGCTGGGTCTCGATTCTATCGATGCGCTGGAACTGATCGTACTGCTGCAACAGCATTATAACATTCGTATTGCCAACCCGGAACAGGGACCAGAGATATTTTACTCTATCCGTTCCATGGCAGAATTTATTGTTGCCCATCAAACAGCTAAAGCATGA
- a CDS encoding HAL/PAL/TAL family ammonia-lyase: MVVLGSKSLTLDEVYRVLYAGEELTLDEAALQQVDASFLFLKTFSAKKLIYGINTGFGPMAQYRISDSDTFQLQYNLIRSHSTGAGKPLSPVITKALMIARLSSFMQAHSGIHPEVVHLLKDLINKNVYPCVFEHGGVGASGDLVQLAHLALVLIGEGEVWYEDKMQPTAEVFARLGLKPIGIHVREGLAIINGTSAMTGAGLVNLIQARQLLGWAVTLSAMINEIVEAFDDHLSAELNAVKMHTGQNTVAARMREVLQGSRMVRHRPDHLYKELEEEIFKDKVQEYYSLRCVPQILGPVYDTLIQAEKVVVQELNSVSDNPVVDHELENVFHGGNFHGDYISLEMDKVKIAVTRLSMLAERQLNYLLNEKLNHKFPPFMNLGKLGFNFGMQGAQFTATSTVAENQTLSFPMYVHSIPNNNDNQDIVSMGCNSALMANKVIANTFEVLAIHTLTVLQAVDFLNCQDRLAAFSHKVYNEVRAIYPKFIEDRPMYKDLGKIKEYLLCNEPVKMF; this comes from the coding sequence ATGGTTGTATTAGGAAGTAAGTCGCTGACGCTGGACGAGGTGTATCGCGTGCTTTACGCCGGGGAAGAACTTACACTGGATGAAGCGGCATTACAACAGGTGGATGCCAGCTTTTTGTTTCTGAAAACGTTTTCTGCCAAAAAGCTGATCTACGGTATCAACACAGGTTTTGGTCCAATGGCTCAATACCGTATTAGCGACAGCGATACCTTTCAGTTACAATATAACCTGATTCGCAGCCATAGCACCGGCGCCGGCAAACCTTTGTCACCGGTGATCACCAAAGCCCTCATGATTGCCCGTCTGAGCAGCTTCATGCAGGCCCATTCCGGTATTCATCCCGAAGTGGTTCATCTGTTAAAAGATCTGATCAACAAAAACGTATACCCTTGTGTATTTGAGCACGGTGGCGTAGGCGCCAGCGGCGACCTTGTACAGTTGGCTCACCTGGCCCTGGTGCTGATAGGAGAAGGAGAAGTATGGTACGAAGATAAAATGCAGCCTACGGCGGAAGTATTTGCCCGCCTGGGACTCAAACCAATCGGTATCCACGTTCGCGAAGGACTGGCCATCATCAACGGTACCTCCGCAATGACAGGCGCCGGACTGGTAAACCTGATCCAGGCCCGCCAGCTGCTGGGATGGGCAGTGACCCTCTCCGCCATGATCAACGAAATCGTGGAAGCCTTCGATGACCACCTGTCAGCCGAACTGAATGCCGTGAAAATGCACACCGGCCAGAACACCGTAGCAGCCCGCATGCGGGAAGTGCTCCAGGGTAGCAGAATGGTGCGCCATCGTCCGGACCATCTCTATAAAGAACTGGAAGAAGAAATCTTTAAAGATAAAGTACAGGAGTATTATTCCCTGCGTTGTGTACCACAGATCCTCGGTCCCGTGTATGATACACTCATACAGGCCGAAAAAGTGGTAGTGCAGGAGCTCAATTCCGTAAGCGATAACCCTGTAGTAGACCACGAACTGGAGAATGTGTTCCATGGCGGTAACTTCCACGGTGATTATATCTCCCTGGAAATGGACAAAGTGAAAATCGCTGTCACCCGCCTGTCTATGCTGGCAGAGCGTCAGCTCAACTACCTGCTGAACGAAAAGCTGAACCACAAGTTCCCGCCGTTTATGAACCTGGGCAAACTGGGCTTCAACTTCGGTATGCAGGGCGCTCAGTTTACCGCTACTTCTACCGTTGCGGAAAATCAAACCCTGTCTTTCCCGATGTATGTACACAGTATCCCTAACAACAACGACAACCAGGATATTGTGAGCATGGGCTGTAACTCTGCGCTGATGGCCAACAAAGTGATCGCTAATACCTTTGAGGTACTGGCTATTCACACCCTCACCGTGTTACAGGCTGTAGACTTCCTGAACTGTCAGGACAGGCTCGCGGCTTTCTCTCATAAGGTTTACAACGAAGTAAGAGCAATTTATCCTAAATTTATTGAGGACAGACCTATGTACAAGGACCTCGGAAAGATTAAGGAATACCTGTTGTGCAATGAGCCGGTAAAAATGTTCTGA
- a CDS encoding 3-hydroxyacyl-ACP dehydratase, producing MFIHTDDITAYIPQRTPIVMISGILEVDGPKTRTGLHIAPDNIFVENGVLTPPGLMENIAQTAAARIGYIAKQENSPVPLGFIGAVKDLEIFELPPAGQMIETTTEIGGEVFNATMVTGKVMYDGRVMAQCEMKIFINPQIQ from the coding sequence ATGTTTATTCATACAGATGATATTACCGCTTATATCCCACAACGTACGCCTATTGTCATGATCAGTGGCATACTGGAAGTGGACGGTCCTAAAACCCGCACTGGCCTGCATATTGCGCCTGACAATATTTTTGTGGAAAACGGCGTGCTCACACCACCCGGACTCATGGAAAATATTGCACAGACAGCGGCAGCCCGTATCGGTTATATCGCAAAACAGGAAAACAGCCCCGTACCACTGGGTTTTATCGGCGCTGTAAAAGACCTCGAAATATTTGAACTGCCGCCCGCCGGACAGATGATCGAAACCACCACGGAAATCGGAGGAGAAGTGTTTAATGCTACCATGGTAACAGGAAAAGTTATGTACGATGGAAGGGTGATGGCACAATGTGAAATGAAAATTTTCATCAACCCGCAAATACAATAA
- a CDS encoding acyl-CoA thioesterase yields MKKFLNEMNQITECTEFPVKFNEVDSLGIVWHGHYVRYFEDGREAFGEKYALRYLDVFEAGYTAPVVNIQLDYKRPLRYGDRVKVATTFVDDLAAKIRFNYVLSNPATGEVIATGSSVQVFLDKKTALLQLTTPAFFSEWKKQHLHNHL; encoded by the coding sequence ATGAAAAAATTTCTAAATGAAATGAACCAGATAACCGAATGCACCGAATTTCCGGTGAAGTTTAATGAGGTGGATTCACTGGGCATTGTATGGCATGGCCACTATGTCCGGTATTTTGAAGACGGAAGGGAGGCTTTCGGAGAAAAGTACGCTTTACGTTACCTGGATGTGTTTGAGGCCGGGTATACCGCGCCGGTGGTGAATATACAGCTTGATTACAAGCGGCCATTGCGCTACGGCGACCGCGTAAAGGTAGCCACCACTTTTGTGGATGACCTCGCGGCAAAGATCAGATTTAACTATGTGCTTTCCAATCCGGCTACGGGCGAAGTCATTGCCACAGGCTCTTCTGTACAGGTGTTCCTGGACAAGAAAACAGCACTGTTGCAACTGACTACTCCTGCGTTTTTCAGTGAATGGAAAAAACAACACTTGCATAACCACCTTTAG
- a CDS encoding acyl carrier protein — MEIKEIITVTNKFLVEEFEANPTDIKPEANLKSTLDLDSLDYIDMVVVIEDNFGFKVKPEDFQSIVTFQDFYDYVTARVQQKELV; from the coding sequence ATGGAAATTAAGGAAATAATAACTGTTACGAACAAGTTTCTGGTGGAGGAGTTTGAAGCTAACCCCACTGACATTAAGCCTGAAGCTAACCTCAAGTCCACGCTGGATCTCGACAGCCTGGATTATATTGACATGGTAGTAGTGATTGAAGATAATTTTGGTTTTAAAGTGAAACCGGAAGATTTTCAGTCCATCGTTACCTTCCAGGATTTCTACGATTATGTAACAGCTCGTGTACAACAAAAAGAACTGGTATAA
- a CDS encoding class I SAM-dependent methyltransferase, translated as MFNKETKTALQAKEAALWLAFAPIAFQATRALRDMGILKAVSDSGSAGITIEEVMEITNMNRYAVRVLLEAGLGMELVIVNDKKYTLTKTGYFILHDQLTRINMDFTQDICYKGMYHLEDSLRNGKPEGLKELGPWDTIYPGLSLLPPAVGKSWFDFDHYYSDLATPGALDIVFENHPKRLLDIGGNTGKWALACTAKDPEVEVTIFDIPGQANIAQQKMKEAGVENRVHFHIANILHEEIPFPKGFDAIWMSQFLDCFSEAEIESILSRCREALNDDGTIYILEPFWNRQQFKSAAFCLQQTSLYFTAMANGNSQMYHTDDFFQCIENAGLVVTEENNKMGLNYTLLKVKKKK; from the coding sequence ATGTTCAATAAAGAAACGAAAACAGCATTACAGGCAAAAGAAGCCGCATTGTGGCTGGCTTTTGCCCCTATTGCCTTCCAGGCTACCAGGGCCCTGCGTGACATGGGGATTTTAAAAGCAGTGAGCGACAGCGGATCTGCCGGAATCACCATTGAGGAAGTGATGGAAATAACCAACATGAACCGCTATGCAGTGAGAGTATTGCTGGAAGCCGGTTTAGGAATGGAATTAGTGATCGTGAACGACAAAAAATACACGCTCACCAAAACCGGCTACTTTATTTTACACGACCAGCTTACCCGTATCAATATGGACTTTACCCAGGATATCTGCTACAAAGGCATGTACCACCTGGAAGACAGTCTGCGTAACGGTAAGCCGGAAGGCCTCAAGGAACTGGGTCCATGGGATACTATCTATCCCGGCCTCTCCCTGCTGCCACCGGCCGTCGGAAAAAGCTGGTTCGATTTCGACCACTATTATTCCGATCTCGCCACGCCGGGTGCACTGGACATCGTTTTTGAAAACCATCCCAAACGTCTCCTCGACATCGGCGGCAACACCGGTAAATGGGCACTGGCCTGCACCGCCAAAGATCCCGAAGTGGAAGTCACCATCTTCGATATCCCCGGACAGGCTAATATCGCGCAGCAGAAAATGAAAGAAGCCGGCGTGGAAAACAGGGTTCACTTCCATATCGCCAATATCCTGCATGAGGAAATACCTTTCCCTAAAGGATTTGATGCCATCTGGATGAGCCAGTTCCTCGATTGTTTCTCTGAAGCAGAAATCGAGTCTATCCTCTCCCGTTGCCGCGAAGCGCTCAACGACGACGGTACCATCTACATCCTGGAACCATTCTGGAACCGCCAGCAGTTTAAATCAGCCGCTTTCTGCCTGCAGCAGACATCCCTGTATTTCACTGCTATGGCCAATGGCAATAGCCAGATGTACCATACCGACGACTTCTTCCAGTGCATCGAAAATGCAGGACTGGTAGTAACGGAAGAAAACAACAAGATGGGGCTGAACTACACCCTGCTGAAGGTTAAAAAGAAGAAATAG
- the fabG gene encoding 3-oxoacyl-ACP reductase FabG produces the protein MKCALITGGSRGIGRAVCIKMAELGYHVLINYKGNEAAAQETLEAVKAKGSSGELLQFNVGDAADVQAVLGAWIEQHKDQHTIEVLVNNAGVREDSLMFWMAEAQWNNVLNISLNGFYHVTKQVLNNMLLKRYGRIINMVSLSGIKGLPGQTNYSAAKAGVIGATKALAQEVAKRGVTVNAIAPGFIKTDMTAELNEKELAAQVPMNRFGTPEEVADAVAFLASKSAGYITGEVLNINGGLHT, from the coding sequence ATGAAATGTGCCTTAATTACAGGAGGCTCTCGCGGTATTGGCAGGGCAGTATGTATTAAAATGGCTGAATTAGGATATCATGTCCTGATAAATTATAAAGGTAATGAAGCTGCTGCGCAGGAAACGCTGGAGGCAGTAAAAGCGAAAGGCAGCAGCGGTGAGTTGTTGCAGTTCAACGTAGGAGATGCTGCCGATGTACAGGCTGTACTGGGCGCATGGATCGAACAACATAAAGACCAACATACCATTGAAGTGCTGGTGAATAATGCAGGCGTACGGGAAGATTCCCTCATGTTCTGGATGGCCGAAGCACAATGGAACAATGTGCTGAATATCAGCCTGAACGGATTTTATCATGTGACCAAGCAGGTACTCAACAACATGTTGCTGAAACGTTATGGACGTATCATCAATATGGTGTCTTTGTCGGGTATCAAAGGATTACCCGGACAAACCAACTACTCCGCTGCCAAAGCAGGCGTAATTGGCGCTACCAAAGCGCTGGCACAGGAAGTTGCCAAGAGGGGTGTGACAGTGAATGCCATCGCTCCCGGCTTTATCAAAACGGATATGACCGCAGAGTTGAATGAGAAAGAGCTGGCAGCACAGGTACCGATGAACCGTTTCGGTACACCGGAAGAAGTAGCCGATGCAGTGGCGTTCCTGGCGTCTAAGTCTGCTGGTTATATCACCGGGGAAGTGTTGAATATTAATGGAGGTCTCCATACTTAA
- a CDS encoding LpxL/LpxP family acyltransferase: MPSWQGKSKGNKLGYSIFIFILRYGGVYPAYFLLRFVAFYYFLFSWSSSRPIYQYFHTKIGYGRWRSLYSLYRNYYVFGQTLIDKIVVMANMENKFTFDFDGEHHLREMVAGGRGGIMLSAHLGNWEVAGHLFKRLQTRINIVMFDGEHQRIKEYLSSITGDRNVNIIVIKDDLSHIYAINEALSNQELVCMHADRFLPGNKTIATPLLGHDARFPVGPFLLAATFRVPVCVVFAFKETATHYHFYATEPRLYHGRRNQGVEKAVADFTGLLEEKIHRYPEQWFNYYDFWA; encoded by the coding sequence ATGCCATCCTGGCAAGGAAAATCGAAGGGAAATAAGCTGGGTTACAGTATCTTTATTTTCATACTCAGGTATGGAGGTGTTTACCCTGCTTATTTTCTGTTGAGATTTGTTGCTTTTTATTATTTTCTGTTCTCCTGGAGCTCTTCCAGGCCCATCTATCAATATTTTCATACCAAAATAGGTTATGGCAGATGGCGGTCTTTGTACAGCCTTTACCGCAACTATTACGTGTTTGGTCAGACACTGATCGATAAGATTGTGGTGATGGCCAATATGGAGAACAAGTTTACGTTCGATTTTGACGGAGAACACCATCTGCGTGAGATGGTGGCCGGCGGGCGCGGAGGAATCATGCTGAGTGCACACCTGGGCAACTGGGAGGTGGCCGGTCACCTGTTCAAACGCCTGCAAACCCGTATTAATATTGTCATGTTTGATGGGGAGCATCAACGCATCAAAGAATACCTGTCTTCCATCACCGGCGACAGGAATGTGAATATCATCGTTATTAAGGATGATTTATCACATATCTATGCCATCAACGAGGCGTTGAGTAACCAGGAGCTGGTTTGTATGCACGCAGACCGTTTTCTGCCTGGCAATAAAACCATTGCCACACCCTTGCTGGGGCATGATGCCCGTTTCCCGGTAGGACCTTTCCTGCTGGCAGCCACCTTCCGGGTGCCGGTATGTGTGGTATTTGCCTTTAAGGAAACAGCTACCCATTATCATTTTTATGCCACCGAACCCCGTTTGTACCATGGACGCCGCAACCAGGGCGTGGAAAAAGCCGTGGCCGATTTTACCGGCCTGCTGGAAGAAAAAATCCATCGCTACCCGGAACAGTGGTTTAATTATTATGATTTTTGGGCATAA
- a CDS encoding beta-ketoacyl-[acyl-carrier-protein] synthase family protein, producing the protein MNRVVITGMGIYSCIGKDLQEVRDSLYKGKSGIVLDPERKIFGYRSGLTGNIQRPELKGLLDRRSRLMMPEQAEFAYMATREALAQAGMDQDYIDHTPVGLLYGNDSSAKPVIEATDIMREKKDTMLVGSGSVFQTMNSTVNMNLATIFKLRGVNFTVSAACASGSHAIGLGYMFIRNGMQDAVICGGAQEVNVYAMGNFDAIAAFSTRENDPERASRPFDRDRDGLVPSGGAATVILESLESAKRRGATILGEVLGYGFSSNGGHISNPTVDGPVRSLQIALQDAGLQAADIAYINAHATSTPAGDASEARAIYEVFGTSNPYVSSTKSMTGHECWMAGASEIVYSMLMMQNDFIAPNINLENPDDDAAKLNIATKTIDKKFNIFLSNSFGFGGTNSSLIVKKWEGM; encoded by the coding sequence ATGAACCGAGTAGTGATCACTGGAATGGGAATCTACTCCTGCATTGGTAAAGACCTGCAGGAGGTGAGGGATTCATTGTATAAAGGGAAGTCTGGTATTGTGCTGGACCCTGAGCGGAAAATATTTGGTTACCGTTCCGGGTTGACGGGCAATATCCAGCGGCCAGAGCTGAAAGGCTTGCTGGACCGCAGGTCCAGGCTGATGATGCCCGAGCAGGCAGAATTTGCGTACATGGCTACCCGTGAGGCACTTGCTCAGGCGGGTATGGACCAGGACTATATTGACCATACCCCGGTAGGTTTGCTGTACGGCAACGACAGCTCCGCCAAACCGGTGATCGAGGCTACGGATATTATGCGGGAGAAAAAGGATACCATGCTGGTAGGTTCCGGCTCGGTGTTTCAGACCATGAATTCTACCGTTAATATGAACCTGGCTACTATTTTCAAGCTGAGAGGGGTGAACTTTACGGTGAGTGCGGCCTGTGCCAGTGGTTCCCATGCTATCGGGCTGGGGTATATGTTTATCCGCAACGGTATGCAGGACGCGGTGATCTGCGGAGGTGCACAGGAGGTGAATGTATATGCCATGGGTAATTTCGATGCGATCGCAGCTTTCTCTACCCGCGAAAATGACCCTGAGCGGGCTTCCAGGCCGTTTGACCGCGACCGTGATGGGCTGGTGCCCAGTGGTGGCGCGGCTACCGTGATTCTGGAGAGCCTCGAATCTGCCAAACGCAGAGGAGCTACTATCCTGGGTGAAGTACTGGGCTATGGCTTTTCTTCCAATGGCGGCCATATTTCCAACCCTACGGTGGACGGACCGGTGCGTTCCCTGCAGATAGCCTTGCAGGATGCAGGTTTGCAGGCAGCAGATATTGCCTATATCAATGCGCACGCTACTTCTACGCCGGCAGGTGATGCCAGCGAAGCACGTGCCATCTATGAAGTGTTTGGTACCTCCAACCCTTATGTAAGTTCTACCAAATCCATGACCGGCCACGAATGCTGGATGGCTGGCGCCAGCGAAATAGTGTACTCTATGCTGATGATGCAGAACGATTTCATCGCCCCCAATATCAACCTGGAAAACCCGGATGATGATGCAGCGAAGTTGAACATTGCGACCAAAACCATCGATAAAAAATTTAATATATTTTTGTCCAATTCCTTCGGCTTCGGAGGAACCAATTCTTCTCTTATTGTAAAAAAATGGGAAGGGATGTAA
- a CDS encoding beta-ketoacyl-[acyl-carrier-protein] synthase family protein, producing the protein MVFVVADNIVGPLGIDTDENFEQIIRGNSGIGLQDRSDYGPAPFYGAMMAPAMLSRATAGLNVEGYTKFEQLVIASVMAAVSQTGISLSDARTGLIISTTKGNIELLEQQPEGVIPPPELLQPSATARKIAAHLGAANSPLVISSACISGLLAILTGQRLITSGKYDHVVVTGADVLTRFVLSGFQSFQAVSAVPCKPFDAGRMGVSLGEAAATVVLSKVPAQAEIVLGAGAVSNDANHISGPSRTGQELAMAMQLALKGSGLQPADIGFVSAHGTATLYNDEMEAKALHHAGLAAVPVNSLKGYYGHTLGAAGLVEAIVSMKAMKEGVILPTKGYETPGVSMPVNVSNTLRQQSSRHFLKTVSGFGGCNAAMIFSRK; encoded by the coding sequence ATGGTCTTTGTAGTTGCAGATAATATTGTGGGGCCACTGGGTATTGACACCGATGAAAACTTTGAACAGATCATCCGGGGCAACAGTGGTATCGGTTTACAGGACCGCAGCGATTATGGCCCTGCGCCTTTTTATGGCGCTATGATGGCCCCCGCTATGCTCAGCAGGGCAACAGCGGGTCTTAACGTAGAAGGTTATACGAAATTTGAACAGCTGGTGATTGCCTCCGTTATGGCGGCAGTATCTCAAACAGGTATCAGCCTGTCGGATGCCCGCACCGGTCTGATCATTTCCACTACCAAAGGAAATATTGAACTGCTGGAGCAACAGCCGGAAGGAGTGATCCCACCGCCTGAACTGTTACAGCCTTCCGCTACTGCACGTAAGATAGCGGCTCATCTGGGTGCTGCCAATTCACCCCTGGTGATCAGCAGCGCCTGTATATCCGGGCTGCTGGCTATTCTTACCGGTCAGCGCCTGATCACTTCCGGAAAATACGACCACGTAGTGGTAACGGGTGCTGATGTACTCACTCGTTTTGTATTGTCAGGATTCCAATCTTTCCAGGCAGTAAGCGCCGTGCCCTGCAAACCCTTTGATGCCGGGCGTATGGGTGTTTCCCTGGGAGAAGCAGCTGCCACCGTGGTGCTCAGCAAAGTACCCGCACAGGCAGAAATTGTATTAGGCGCCGGGGCTGTCAGCAACGACGCTAACCACATTTCCGGCCCTTCCCGCACCGGACAGGAGCTGGCCATGGCCATGCAACTGGCCCTCAAAGGCAGCGGTCTTCAACCGGCAGATATCGGTTTTGTATCTGCTCATGGCACCGCCACCCTGTACAACGACGAAATGGAAGCCAAAGCCCTGCACCACGCCGGCCTGGCAGCCGTACCGGTCAACAGCCTCAAAGGATACTACGGCCACACCCTCGGTGCTGCCGGCCTCGTAGAAGCGATTGTCAGTATGAAAGCCATGAAAGAAGGTGTGATACTGCCCACCAAAGGATACGAAACACCTGGTGTAAGTATGCCCGTTAACGTTAGCAATACCCTGCGCCAACAATCTTCCCGCCACTTCCTGAAAACAGTGTCGGGATTCGGTGGTTGCAACGCAGCCATGATATTTAGTAGAAAATAA
- a CDS encoding NAD(P)/FAD-dependent oxidoreductase, which yields MKTEQVDVLVIGAGPAGTVAASIIHQAGYTVKIVEKMKFPRFVIGESLLPRSMEALEEAGFIDAIKAKGFQEKFGAKFVKGNAVCDFTFKEQFTPGWTWTWQVTRADFDKTLADAVENMGVPVSYETTVTDIRFNGSDSVTTVEDIHGNKSTIEARFIVDGSGYGRVIPRLFNLEKNSNLQPRKALFAHTVDVRRSMADEPNRITAVVHKKGVWIWIIPFSTGVTSLGFVGDPEFFAEYQGTDEEVYRALLEAEPYTRERFRDVELVFEPRILQSWSATTDKFYGDGFVLTGNVTEFLDPIFSSGVTLACVSSQTAAKLVIKKLRGEAVDWEKEYMEPTLQGVNTFRSYVMAWYEGTLDTIFFKKDADPVIKGQICSVLAGYVWDTDNPFVKNHDTALKRLARTIELTEKLKSSSEIE from the coding sequence ATGAAAACTGAACAAGTAGATGTTTTAGTCATAGGTGCGGGACCTGCCGGAACAGTAGCGGCGTCTATTATCCACCAGGCAGGTTATACAGTGAAGATCGTGGAAAAGATGAAGTTTCCCCGCTTCGTTATCGGTGAAAGCCTGCTGCCACGCAGTATGGAAGCGCTGGAAGAAGCTGGTTTCATCGACGCGATCAAGGCTAAAGGTTTCCAGGAAAAATTCGGCGCCAAGTTCGTGAAAGGAAACGCTGTCTGCGATTTCACTTTCAAGGAGCAGTTTACGCCCGGCTGGACCTGGACCTGGCAGGTGACCAGAGCTGACTTCGACAAAACACTTGCTGATGCTGTTGAAAACATGGGTGTACCGGTATCGTATGAAACTACGGTAACGGATATACGTTTCAATGGATCGGATTCAGTAACTACGGTAGAAGATATTCACGGTAATAAATCCACCATTGAAGCCCGTTTTATTGTGGATGGCAGCGGTTATGGCCGGGTGATCCCCCGTCTGTTCAACCTGGAGAAAAACTCCAACCTGCAGCCCCGTAAAGCATTATTCGCCCACACCGTGGACGTGCGCCGTTCCATGGCCGACGAACCTAACCGTATCACCGCCGTGGTACATAAAAAAGGCGTCTGGATCTGGATCATTCCTTTCTCCACGGGCGTAACCTCCCTGGGTTTTGTAGGTGATCCGGAGTTTTTTGCGGAATACCAGGGTACAGATGAAGAAGTATACCGGGCCCTGCTGGAAGCAGAACCTTATACCAGAGAGCGTTTCCGCGATGTGGAACTGGTATTTGAACCGAGGATTCTGCAGTCCTGGTCAGCTACCACCGATAAGTTTTATGGCGATGGTTTTGTGCTCACCGGCAACGTGACAGAATTTCTGGACCCTATTTTCTCATCTGGCGTAACTTTGGCCTGCGTTTCCAGCCAGACTGCTGCGAAACTGGTGATCAAAAAACTGAGGGGAGAAGCGGTAGACTGGGAAAAAGAATACATGGAGCCTACGCTGCAGGGCGTTAATACCTTCCGTTCTTATGTAATGGCCTGGTATGAAGGCACGCTGGACACCATCTTCTTCAAAAAAGACGCAGATCCGGTGATCAAAGGTCAGATCTGTTCAGTATTGGCAGGGTATGTTTGGGATACGGACAATCCGTTCGTGAAAAACCATGATACGGCCCTCAAACGACTGGCCAGGACCATAGAATTAACAGAAAAATTAAAAAGCAGTTCAGAGATTGAATAG